The stretch of DNA GCCTTTCAACACTTAGGAGCGTTGGATCAATACTGCAAAAAAAGCTCTGTCGATCAGACCATCATGCGCCTGGTGCAGATTTATGCGTCTCAGCTTAACGGCTGCGCTTTTTGCGTGGACATTCATTGTAAGGAAGCTAAAATTGCAGGCGAGCGCGAGCTAAGAATTTACCATGTGCCCGTGTGGGAAGAGTCCCCGCTTTTTTCGGATAAAGAAAAGGCCGCTTTCGAGTGGACCAAAGCGGTGACTTTAATTAATCAAGGGCCGGTTTCTGATGAGTTGTTTCAAAAAATGCAACAGCACTTTAGCGATCAGGAGATTGTAGATCTTAATATGCAAATCGCATTTATTAATTTATTCAATCGCTTTGCCGCGACCTTCAAATCAGTCCCAGGTGAAAGAGATAAAGTTTTAGGCCTGGAGAAAGCGAATCTTTCGTGATTTTAGGAAATCAGGTCGAGTGGGCCCTTCACTGCATCATGATCTTAGGGAGTGTCCCTGAGGGCAAACTGTTAAATTCAAAAGCCCTCGCCGAATTTCACGGAGTTCCTAAGGAATATCTTTCAAAATGTTTGCAACTATTATCGCAGGCCGGATTGGTGAAAACCACTTCCGGCCCTTATGGTGGATACAGCTTGGCAAAAACCCCGGATAAGATTTCTTTTTTGGATGTGGTTGAAGCGGTAGAAGGCACGACCAAAACTTTTAAATGCAACGAAATCCGCAGAAACAATCCCTGCCTTGCAAAGTCCGACCGCAAGTTTTCAGGCCTATGCGGTATCGCCGCCGTCATGCACGAAGCCGACGAAGCCTGGAGGCAATCGCTTCGTAAACGAAAACTTTCTGATATCACTGATTATCTTGCCGATGGGGTTAGCAAGGAAACCATGAAGAATTTCGCAGTGTGGATTGAGGAGCATTGATCTTAAAAAATGCGGCGGCACAATGAAGGTGTTCGCGCGATGATGCCTGGTAAGAACACCCGTTGAGCTGGCGTTAAAAACTTCACATAGGGATCAAAGGCCAATCCTGTTTCGGTGACATACTTGTAAAACGCCTCGGCCTTGGCTTCTTCGCTCATATACACGTTAGGAATTTTAACCTCGATAGATTTTCCAAGTGATTGGATGTGTTTGATACGTGCCTCTAAAAGTTCGGTTTGAATTAAAAAATCCAAGCTGCTTTCTTGCCCACGCATTGCGCGGATTTCAAATGTCTGAATAAGCAAATCAAAAGCTCGGTCTCCGATGCGATTGACGTTAAATGCCTGGTACTTAGTAGAAGGTGCCCAATCCTGCATGATCGTGACATTATAAACTTCTTTACGAACGCGTCTGGCAAAAGTATTGATGGATCTAATTTTACCGGCATCGACATCCGCACAGATTTGCGCAAACGCATCACGCTGGGCTTGCGGCAACATTCCCAACGGCGGAGCATTCGCCCGGTCGGCAGAAAAAATACCCATCGCAAGTTCCGGATGGTTAGAAAAATCCACCATAAAATTCTTTAAAAGTTTCACCGCCGCAACGCCATCCCCCAGGGCTGATACTGCCCCAATATGGATGTGACTGCCTGCCCAGTGTGTTCCCATGATTTCTGAAGCCGGCAATAAATCAACCGACGCCGCCGTATCAAAAATATGTTTTTGAATGCGATCCTGGTATAATTTGATTTCCGCAACGGTTGAAGGTTTTGTTTGAACTTCAACCACCGCGGGGTCGGTCGCGATATCAAAGTACCAACCATCGGGATAAGTGACGCGATAAGTTTTAACACCGTAACCGTTTTCTTTGGCTTGAATATAGCAATTAGCACAAGCGTTTCTAACCGCTTTCATCATACGATCCCGGGCCGCTTCGCTTTCAGGACTGTTCACATAGCTGCCTTGGGCCGTTCGGTCGATAAGGTCATTGGTAAAATTAAACTCGGCCCCGAAGGTGGCTTGCGCCCAGGCGCTTGAGCTAAAGCTTGAAAAAGCTAAAATAAAGCTAAGCAGGGATTTTGGGCGAAACATGGAGCCTCCGGTTACCGTTCTTAGAAGCAAGAAGTATGCTGTTAATCGGGTCCATGGGGTCATCTGTGGTGGATTTCGATGTTTCGCTTTGAGACTGTGCCGAAAAGGGCGTTGGCGTGTCTAATGCTTGGGGTTTTTTGAGCAAAAAGGAAACTAAGGGCAATCTATCACACTTCTGATGGAGTCAACTAAAGCATTTTCGTCTGTCCTGAGATCTAAATGCAGATTTATCGTTTTAACTAAAACACTTTCATCAGAACCGGAGATCCTAAACATCTTACTAACCTCAAACCCTTCCTGAGGATAAAGAAGAATCGGAATGATCTTGGAGCTCTCGGAGTGAATTTTGGTATATGCAAGTATCTGATATACGTCTGAGTTACGAATTCCATAATGAGCCTTAGAATTGGTTAGAATTTTATACTTTGTGTCTAATATAAATCGTCGTCCACCTTTAGTCTCAAGATAGATATCACTGAACGTCGAAAATCCTGACTTTCTTATGAATCCATTCTCAGAAAGCAAATCACGTTCATGCGAGACAAGCTTTTTGTGCTTTTGATAAATCACATTATCAAGGCCAAGGGCTTTTTTATTGGCGACAATGACCTTGTAAATATATTCTTCAAACAAATCATTCATATCAAAAACAAAAGAGAACATTTCTGTGCTCTTTTGTCTAAAGGTGCATACGGACCTTTGCACAAACATTTTAGCCAACTCAAACACCTCCTGAAACGCTCTTTGGTGATTTGGCAAAACAACGGCCTCTACCGAGGAACGATCAAAAGTGCGTTCACTTACATCCGGAAGAAGTTTTATGACCTTATTAAGATTTCTGTACGAATCTGACGAGCGCGTTATATCTTTCAAAAAATTCGCGACAAATAAAAATAACTGATTCAATGGTGTATCTTGATTAACTTCATCGAAACGGCAATACACTCGGGACTTATTAACTAAATTTCTCTTACGATCTTCTTTAAATAGAATCTTCCCCCTGATAAATGGAAGATTTTCTTCGACCGATGAGTACCCCAAAGGTCTTTCGAACAATAAAAGACTTAACAAATCATCGGCAAATATTTTAATAAAAAATTCTAAAAAATTTCCTATGTCTTTTTCAAGTAACGCCAGAGCCGACTTGTGATATTTGAAGTCATGGCATACCGAAAGCATATGAATCAAATTATTTCGAATGTGCGAATCACCTTCTCCATTGGAAATGAGCTTAGGAAGAATCTCAAACTGAATATCACGGGAAACAACCACTCCTACATAATTTTTGGCCTTTATCGAAGTTGGTGAAACACTAAAAATAGATTCATTCGGTACTATAGCTGTGGATAGCTTCTCCATCGCCTTAGGAAAAGAATGATGATTGCTAATTTCACTCAAAGATGTGGATATACGTCCATCAAACTTAGATATGAATCCTGAGTATTCATAAAAGGTGTAAAGTTTAGGGTTCAAGATGCCAGTTTCCTTATTAGTTCAGAAAATTTCTCATCTGACACGTCTTCCATTCTGATCCAATCGTAGCTTCTGCCGTCGTCTTCTTCTCCCCAGATAGATTCATCGACAAAATCATTAACTATTTCCTTAAGCTTGTTCCAGTCTCCGTGAAAATACTCTGACAGCATGGGCATAATTTCTGTGAACCAAACTTTTTTGAAATCCGTTAGATCACTAATCCGCTCTTTCATCAAAAAGCTATGGCCTAAACGATAATCTCTACCTATGAACATTGCGATCGACCTATTTAGGTTATTAAGAACCTGCCTAATGGGCAAACCATCAACTTGCTCAGGCACTAGAGAATAATTAGGATTTAGCTCTACAAAAGAGAAGCGTCTTCTCAAAGCGATATCCATCATTGCGATCGACCGATCCGCGGTATTCATTGTCCCAATTATGTGTAGATTCTTGGGCACCACAAACTTTTGCTTTGAGTACGGCAGCTGAACTTTTACGCAGTTAGCCTCACCTTCCCGC from Bdellovibrio bacteriovorus encodes:
- a CDS encoding McrC family protein encodes the protein MNPKLYTFYEYSGFISKFDGRISTSLSEISNHHSFPKAMEKLSTAIVPNESIFSVSPTSIKAKNYVGVVVSRDIQFEILPKLISNGEGDSHIRNNLIHMLSVCHDFKYHKSALALLEKDIGNFLEFFIKIFADDLLSLLLFERPLGYSSVEENLPFIRGKILFKEDRKRNLVNKSRVYCRFDEVNQDTPLNQLFLFVANFLKDITRSSDSYRNLNKVIKLLPDVSERTFDRSSVEAVVLPNHQRAFQEVFELAKMFVQRSVCTFRQKSTEMFSFVFDMNDLFEEYIYKVIVANKKALGLDNVIYQKHKKLVSHERDLLSENGFIRKSGFSTFSDIYLETKGGRRFILDTKYKILTNSKAHYGIRNSDVYQILAYTKIHSESSKIIPILLYPQEGFEVSKMFRISGSDESVLVKTINLHLDLRTDENALVDSIRSVIDCP
- a CDS encoding carboxymuconolactone decarboxylase family protein; protein product: MPRLNYFALAMPAFQHLGALDQYCKKSSVDQTIMRLVQIYASQLNGCAFCVDIHCKEAKIAGERELRIYHVPVWEESPLFSDKEKAAFEWTKAVTLINQGPVSDELFQKMQQHFSDQEIVDLNMQIAFINLFNRFAATFKSVPGERDKVLGLEKANLS
- a CDS encoding RrF2 family transcriptional regulator, whose protein sequence is MILGNQVEWALHCIMILGSVPEGKLLNSKALAEFHGVPKEYLSKCLQLLSQAGLVKTTSGPYGGYSLAKTPDKISFLDVVEAVEGTTKTFKCNEIRRNNPCLAKSDRKFSGLCGIAAVMHEADEAWRQSLRKRKLSDITDYLADGVSKETMKNFAVWIEEH